Part of the Falco naumanni isolate bFalNau1 chromosome 3, bFalNau1.pat, whole genome shotgun sequence genome is shown below.
TGGCTCTATCCTGTGAGCAGCTGAAGTGCTGCTCCCCCAGTCACTAGTACTGCAAGTTTCTCCAAAGCTATGGCAATGTGCTCCCCCCGCAGCTCTCAGGGTCTGCCTGCCACAGAGGGAAAGGTCACCACTCCGTGCTTCCCCGGTAAAAGCCGTACCTACCACTCTGCTTCAAAGGGGAGAGAACGCAGAAAGGTAACAAATgttaattactgtttttctaaGTCTCAGGGAAGGCAAGTTCCaagagacagcaaagaaaagaacaggAGCAGTCTATTCCCGTGTGCAGCGAGCAAGGCAGTcctcaaaagaagaaaataactgctAAGGCGCTGCAGTATTCCTAGGTACCTGTTACTTTGCTACCAAGCTGTTAAACagcttgttttgaaaatagggaacaaagtattttatcaCCCCTTCAACTGACAATTGCTCATTCTAAGCTCCTGGAGACTTCAAAAGATCTGGCTCACCACCACATCCTTCTGGGAACAAGTGAAACTACCAGCGTTGTGTTACAACTAAAGATCTGGGCTTGCCCGCtattttcctctctgcctccttTTATCACTCCAGGAAGGACTGCCTGGATTTCCAGAACATCCTTCTTTTCTATGCTTCTACTTACTTGATTGTTGACATGCTCATATGGTGGAGCTGAAGTTTCAGCTCTTGAAGACTCATTCCTTCTGGGACAGGGCAATTTTTAATCAAGTTCAACACCTGGAAAAGCAACAACCACCATCAGCATACAGCTAAGCTTCTCTATCGCTGACGGACAGCAAAGCTGAGGAAGAACTTCCCGTCTCCGAAGGGTAATTGAGCTTGCATTTGTCTTACATCACAccacagcagcctctgctgcgactgctgtgctcctggagaagctgcttGCGCCCACCTGACCCTGATGTGCTGTGAGTCCGTTCACTCCTAGGCTGCCACCGGCTCCATAGCCCCCCACGTCACCTGTCCCAGTAGAGGAAAACGTCTGAGGCACTCTTGATGCTGACTGAAATCACAAGAGTAAAACTGTTGCAGTTACACAGGCTGCTGCAAGCCCACAGCGTTAAGAATCGGTGTTACTTCAGAGagacagtaattaaaaatagattccCAAAAGAAACCACTAGAAATGGACTGCAACGCAATCTCTCCAAGGAAGCCAGGACTCCTGTTACACCTTTGCTGTAGCCCCCCAACAGCTTCAAGCTTTCCAGCCCAACTGGTACACAATTTCCACAATGAACCAAGAGGTCCCTCCCTTTGGGAGACAACCAGTAACCCAGCAAGGGCCATGACAGAATCAGGATCTTCAAGTACATACCGTACGATTTTTTCTGAGGATCATATGCGCATGGACAATCTCTAGCATGTGTGTGGTGAACTCATTCATGTTTTCCACAGGCATCATCTTAAATGCCACCAagcttttcttattctttcagagggagaaaaaaacaacaaagaaaaaaaattaacatcacAGCAACAGGAACATGCTTAGCAGCCAATCCAACCACTCCATCCAGGAACAGGGATCGTGGTGGTTATGGAGCTTGTCTGCATGTAACTAGTCCAAAATTTTCTGACTCACATTTTGTGTTGGCTTTGCCTGGGacagagttagttttcttcatagtagctacTATGaagctatgttttggatttgtgctaaaaacagtgttgataacacacgGGTGGTTTTGTTATTGCcaagcagtgcttgcacagagtcaaggccttttctgcttcccacTCCACGGCACCAGcaaggctggggggcacaagaagctgggagagacTGGACTCATGAGAGTCCAGTGGGAGTTATCAGCATTTCAGGAGTCACGCATCAGAAAACAAGACAACACTCACTGGTACACATCTTCACACCTATCACTGAGCCACCAACAAAATCCTGGTTCACTCTCTCCTTGTATTATTCCTCCACAGAAGTACTGAGCACGCATCTCAGTTCAGCTACGAAGTAACAGTTGAGCTTCAGCAgctgaactttaaaaaattatacaaaGTGATTCAACAGGCAGGACAGACTGACCAAATGGATGTTCCAAACCATATGACGCCATGCTCAGCAtacaaagctgggggaaggagaaggaaggggggacgTGTgcagtgatggtgtttgtcttcccaagtccctGTTAGGCATGATGGAGTCCTGCTTTCCcagggatggctgaacacccgCCTGCCGACGGGAAGCGGCGAATGAATTCTTcgttttgctttgtttgcatgtgcagcttttgcttcacctattaaactgtctttacctcagcccatgagttttctcacttccaTTCTTCCAGTTCTGTATTCTAAAGGGAGCCCACTAACACTATGTCAGACGACCAATGCCTCACACCACTGCACCAGCCTCGTGACTTGGAGTCACGGGTAACATGATCTTACCTGGAAAGACCGAAGATGACCAGCTACTTTTACATAAGTTCCTGGAGGTATCACAACATTCTCACCACCTGCCTCctggcagagaggaaaaggagaaaagagggtTTTGCCAATTCAGGTTTCCATTTCTCAATTATCACAATAAATAATCTGGGAAAGGAGGCTTATCTCAAGCATGCACTCCTACGTTCAGTAAGAGCAGTTAGGTAAACataacagtaaatgaaaaacagagaaaaaaaatattggctCGTTTGAACACATTGTAGACCTGAAAGGAGTCAAAACCAGTCgtctgctctgctctctctgtCCGCTTCCAAGAGACCTCCACAGAGCAACAAGAGGAAAGAACCCTCAAATAGTAAAAAGGCAGGTGTTCAACTATATAACTTGGCTAGGGGAATGGAAGCAGGACAGAACCTTTTCTGAAGTTGTGATAAATTTGCAGTTAAGACAGCTTAATCTTAACTCGAGTTAAGCCAGAATATCTGCCTAATTACTTTCCCCAAAGTCATTCAACTGAACTCAGCTGTCTGCCTACAAATACGTGTTTCATTAACATGGGCTAGCTTTAAAGGTTTGCTATACCAGCATGAGAGTCCAGTGGGAGTTATCAGCATTTCAGGAGTCACGCATCAGAAAACAAGACAACACTCATTGGTACACATCTTCACATCTATCACTGAGCCACCAACAAAATCCTGGTTCTCTCTCTCCTTGTATTATTCCTCCACAGAAGTACTGAGCACACATCTCAGTTCAGCTACGAAGTAACAGTTGAGCTTCAGCAgctgaactttaaaaaattatacaaaGTGATTCAACGTAGAATCATGCATGGACTACAAAACAGGAGAGTCACATACAGTACACCAGTGATCTCTGCTACAGCAGATTCTCCCTTGGATTTTGGAGGCATGTTATCCCTACAACACTTCTCAGAAAACCCACGTCTTTGATAAAAAGTCCTGCAAGGAGTGAGGAGTTGGACTTGATCCTTAAGGATCCCTTGCAGCCTgagatattctgtgattctgtaactTTCTTCACTGCTCCCACAAGCTTTTAAAGAAGCGTGCTGGCAATGAAATCGATGTTTACTTACATCAGTATCAACCCACTGCCTAACGTCCATCGGGGCCGCGGTCATGTCGTCCACCTTGTAGAGGATGTTTGTCGGTGCCTTCTCGGCGTGCCGAATGACGCCCACGATGGTGACCTGCCTCGGGAAGGGGGGGCGGTTacccggggagggggggcggctACCCGGGAAGGCCCCGAGAGGCACGGCTGTCCcaccgccccctcccgcccgccgTTCCCGGCGCCCACCTGGGCGATCTCCATGTCGCAGATCCGGAAGGTCTCGTCCCCCTGCTCGGCCGCCAGCAGCTGCGACACGGTGCAGGGCACGATGTTCTGCGAGCGGATCCTCTGCAAGTGGCGGCGGGGCCGTCAGCGGCGGGGCCGtcagcggcggggcggccgcccccctcccgctgccccggccgccgctccgcgccccggcGCCGGCCcaggccccgctcccggccTACCTGCTTCTTCTCCGCCTGCGTGCCGGCGGGGGAGCCGAAGCCGCCCGGGGACTGCGTGTAGCCGCCCGCGGGCGCCGAGGGACCCATGCTGCCGTACCCACCGTCGAAGGTACCTGAGGGGGGAAGGAGAGCCGGTGAGGCGGTGGTGACGCCCCCCCATCCCCGCCGCCATTAACGGggcgcggcagcggcggcggcctCAGGGCCCCTTccccgggctccccccgcccccctgccgcccccggcccggccgccccggcccgcacCGTGCCCGCTCCACATGGCGGCGGCCTCTCGCTGGGCGCCAACCGGCCCGCGCGCTCCgcccctccccgcgccgccggctCCCGCCCAATCCGTGCGCGCCGCTCCCGGCGGCCGACAGCCAATCGCGGCCCTCCGTCTTCCGGCTCCCTCCAATAGGGGAGCCCCGCGGGGAGGCGAGCGGCCGCCGCCGGTTTGGGTGCGGGCGATGCCCGGCCGCGCTGCGGTGAGGGAGTGcgagggggcggggccgggcacggcacggcacggcacgaCACGGCAGCCGCTGCCCGGCATGCGGCCCGTCGCGCTCCTGCTCTGCCCGCTGGCCGCGGCCCTGTCAGGTAAGTggggggcagcgcggccggccgggcgggggccCGAGCGGTgcccggcggcggctccgcgcccccgcccccgctgaGCCCCGCGTCTCCCGGCGGCGGCAGGGCGCTTCTGGCACGTCACCGACCTGCACTGGGACCCCGACTACGACGCGGCCGTGGCCGCCGGGCAGGTGTGCCCCTCGGGcggcccccgcgccgcgcccgccgccgggccctGGGGCAGCTACCTCTGCGACGCGCCCTGGCGCCTGCTCGTCTCGGCCGCCCGCGCCATGAGGAGGCGCCTGCAGCGGCCGGACTTCGTCCTCTGGACCGGGTGAGGCTGCGGGGAGGGCCGGGGTCCCGCCGCCCGGGGGGGGTCCCGCCGCCCGGGGGGGGGTCCCGCGGCTGACGGAGCCCGCCTCAGCTCGCCTGCCCCGCGGGGGGAGGCACCGAGCGCTCCCGGGGCGGGCGCCGGCCGGCCGGGCTGTCGTTCTCGGCGCGGCCCTGCCGGCTCGGGGAgtttgggggggcgggggggacccAGCGCCCCTTACGCGGGGCGAGGTGGGGATGTGCCCGTCGTGCAAACAGGCTTGGGGAGGGCGCCGCTGCGGGGGGCTCTCGGCGCCGGCCAGGGGCTCCCGACAAGCCCCAGCAGCGACAGGCAGGTAAGGGGGGGCGCGCAGCCCACCGCCCCTCGTTTGCTTTCGGCTCGCTGCCGGCCCTGGCTGAGctcccgcggggcggggggcgcggggcgccgCTCTGGTCGTGAGCGAGCCCTGCCTGTCCGGCAGCGCTGCAGAACAGAGTTCGGCGTCTCCTCAAACTGTAAAGAGGCACCTGGGAGACTTGTCTCAAAAAGGGGCTGTTTTGCTTTAGAAGCAGGAAGAACCCCCCCCCAAATGGAGTatgttttttcctaatatgGTCTCCAAAGGTGGGTACCCTGTTCCACAGGAGGCCTCCATAGCACTTACagtaaaagctttattttgcaCTATTATTCTAAGTGCCTGTGTCTTCTTGTAGTGTCTGCTTTTCTCCTAATAGTGCAACATCAGCCTGTAATCTGCTGTAACCTCCAGTCCTAGTTCGCAGTGCTGTTGCCTGGCCCCCACGGTTCAGTTGGCTGTCTCTGTGGATGAATGTTTATACTTAGAAGTAGTTATTGGTCCTTATGACTTtatgttgattttatttttccttcaaactaTTTCTCCCACTTCTTTGACATCACTTTGAATTTTCATCTTTGTCTTCGATGGGCTTGTTGACAGCCCACCATCATCTACAAATGGCACAAGCCTATTAGTGAAGACGTGGAAGTGTGCATCTGCCACGCTTTTGGAGGCAGACCTCAATGATCACTACCTTACTGGAGGcattcctttgttttgttttaataagagTTGTTACCCTGCTGTTTGAACAGCTGTGCcaacagctttgctttgctgattGACCTGAGACTGCAAAATGCTGCTCCTTGCGGTATTTCCAGTCAGCTTTAGTGTCTATTAAATGTACCAGGGCAGAGTGAGCCTCCACTTCATACGCTTGTGTTTAGGTTTTCATATGCTTGTTACAGGTTTTTCAAGGTAGGATAAAGTGGAGCCCACTTCCACTGTGAACAATTCCTTGAAAGTCCATCAGTGCCTTGGCCAGTCAACACAGCGCTGGTTCCAGGCACCCAAAAGCTTCAACTTTATTTTCTAGGAGGCACAAAGAAAAGTCAGCAAGTTTCTCTGCCTTGCGTATCACTTTAAGTGTATGCTCTGTTAGTCACAGacatgctgcttttatttatctAGAGATGATACTCCTCACGTCCCCAATGAGAAgcttggagaagaaaaggttCTGCACATAATAGAAAATCTGACTTCTCTGATCAAAGAGACGTTTCCAGGTAGGATTTGATGGGATgagaaggggagaaaggagCACAGTCTCTCATGGGAAGAACTTACCAGGGtggaaaaatgacagaattgGGAAGGGGAAATGCACAGAAGGGCTGTGGTTGCTGGgacttgttttttcctcttctgagtTGCTGTATGGCATGAGGTGTGTCTTATGCACACTCATTGTTTCAGGTTAACTCACTcaagagaggaaaatattacagaaattacACTTCTGTAATTAGTCATTAAGACAGAAAAGGCTTAAGGTTTCCTCATGCTTAATCCATGTCAGCAGTGGGGGAAGGAGTCTTATTGATGGTGAAAGCTCACTGATTCATCTGTAAAGCCGTGGCTCTGGGGTGGCTTGTCCTGCAGAGGGGATGGTCTTTGCAGCGTTGTACTCTCAGTCCTTGCAGCCACGTGGCTGTGGTGTGGATGATTTGCTTTTGCGAGGCTCTCAAGCCATACTGTTCTTCCCAAGTGTGTGAGTGCCTCAGGGAGCTTTGGTGCTGAGGAACTCTGAAGCAAGCACGCAATTActctgagcctccttttctctgtttctagATACCAAAGTCTACGCAGCAATGGGCAATCATGACTTCCACCCCAAGAATCAGTTTCCAGGGAGACAGCACAGGATCTACAACCGAACAGCTGAACTATGGCGTCCCTGGCTGAATGATGCTTCCACTGCTTTTTTCAGGGCAGGTGCGGCACCACTGGCTCATGTTGGCAGCAATCCGGGGAGTTGGGCATGGTTTAGGAGAATACCATGAAGGGTTTTCCCAGCCTCTATGCTCAGTGAAACAATACCTATGAGTATTTGCAAAGGAAGGGTCCTATTTAGTGCTGACTTCTGGCACTGAGTTCTCCTGCTTGcaagaaaagaagttttttttatgctttagtctttcctgctttcctcGAGTTACTGGAAAGTGCCCCTATGGAGAATGCAGAGTGGTGAACTTcggtggaagaaaaaaggacttttaagaaagctgctggtgcaggcagcactgTGGTGCTCTggagctgcccagctcctgctcgCCCTCTCTTCACCCTGAGAGGCATCAGTACCACAGGAGGCACCCAGCGAGAAGAGTTGCTCCAGTTCCCTGTTCTGGTGTGGTCAGAGTGCGGCTGGCGCCTTGTCCAGATGGTGACTTTGCTGTGGCTATGGCCAAAGAGAGCTGAGAGGGTTGGAAACAAAGGGATGCGGTGTCACGACAACCAGCTTGACCAGacctccagctctttccctgtCGGTTACATTTTTCAGGAGC
Proteins encoded:
- the RPA2 gene encoding replication protein A 32 kDa subunit, with product MWSGHGTFDGGYGSMGPSAPAGGYTQSPGGFGSPAGTQAEKKQRIRSQNIVPCTVSQLLAAEQGDETFRICDMEIAQVTIVGVIRHAEKAPTNILYKVDDMTAAPMDVRQWVDTDEAGGENVVIPPGTYVKVAGHLRSFQNKKSLVAFKMMPVENMNEFTTHMLEIVHAHMILRKNRTSASRVPQTFSSTGTGDVGGYGAGGSLGVNGLTAHQGQVLNLIKNCPVPEGMSLQELKLQLHHMSMSTIKQAVEFLSSEGHIYSTVDDDHFKSTDTD